In Desulfitibacter sp. BRH_c19, one genomic interval encodes:
- a CDS encoding DNA topoisomerase III, with translation MSKTLVLSEKPSVARDIARVLGCNNKGNGYLEGKSHIVTWALGHLVTLADPEAYDDKYKAWRIEDLPMLPTQLKLIVIKQTSKQYNTVKTQMNRKDVSDIVIATDAGREGELVARWIIEKAHIRKPIKRLWISSVTDRAIRDGFNKLKNGKEYENLYASAAARAEGDWIVGINATRALTCKYNAQLSCGRVQTPTLAIIAKREKEIRNFTPKTFYGITAVTDKLKLIWQDGRSKDTRTFDKDKSDTTLTSIMKYKDAKVIEVDKTRKKTLPPQLYNLTDLQREANKLFGYSAKETLSIIQKLYEQHKVLTYPRTDSRHISRDIVDTLKDRIKACNIHPFSKSAMKILNKPITPNKAFVDDTKVTDHHAIIPTEQTVLLSSLSSKELKIYSLAVKRFLAVLFPPFEYEQINIKAKIGEENFIAKGKVVIAQGWKEVYDNSFEEEESKDNISDQILPDLNKGDTLKVLNISQTRGETKPPAPFNEGTLLSAMENPTKYMDTGDKGLIKTMGETGGLGTVATRADIMEKLFNSFLVEKRGKDIFITSKGRQLLELVPEDLKSPVLTAEWEQKLSTIARGSLNKNTFLNEMKDYTKLIVGEIKNSKEKFKHDNVTGNRCPECGKYMLEVNSKRGKMLVCEDRECGHRKGISKVTNARCPTCHKKLELRGEGEGQIFVCKCGHREKLSSFEKRKTGNAKVSKKDVINFMRQQNKADDAPINTALADALAKLKNK, from the coding sequence ATGAGTAAAACATTAGTATTATCTGAAAAGCCATCAGTAGCAAGAGATATAGCAAGAGTTCTGGGTTGTAATAATAAAGGCAATGGATACCTCGAAGGAAAATCACATATAGTTACCTGGGCATTAGGTCATTTAGTTACTTTGGCTGACCCTGAAGCGTATGATGATAAATACAAGGCATGGAGAATTGAAGACTTGCCAATGCTTCCAACCCAGCTAAAGCTTATTGTTATAAAGCAGACTAGTAAGCAGTATAATACTGTTAAAACGCAAATGAACCGCAAGGATGTTAGTGACATTGTTATTGCCACAGATGCAGGACGTGAGGGGGAGCTTGTTGCTAGGTGGATAATAGAAAAAGCACATATAAGAAAGCCTATTAAGCGTCTTTGGATCTCTTCAGTCACAGATAGGGCGATTAGGGATGGTTTTAATAAACTAAAGAACGGCAAAGAGTATGAAAATCTTTATGCATCAGCTGCTGCTCGTGCCGAAGGTGACTGGATTGTCGGCATTAATGCCACTAGAGCATTAACGTGTAAATATAATGCTCAACTTTCTTGCGGGAGAGTTCAGACTCCAACACTTGCTATCATCGCCAAAAGGGAAAAAGAGATTAGAAACTTTACACCCAAAACCTTTTATGGGATTACTGCTGTTACTGACAAGTTAAAACTCATCTGGCAGGATGGTAGATCCAAAGATACCAGAACATTCGATAAGGATAAAAGCGATACAACGCTAACATCTATTATGAAATATAAGGATGCCAAGGTTATAGAGGTTGATAAAACCCGTAAAAAAACATTACCACCACAGTTATACAACTTGACTGACCTTCAAAGAGAGGCTAATAAACTTTTTGGTTACTCAGCAAAGGAAACCTTATCTATTATTCAAAAATTGTATGAACAGCATAAGGTTTTAACTTACCCAAGAACGGACTCTAGACATATATCTAGAGATATTGTTGATACTTTAAAAGATAGAATTAAGGCATGTAATATTCATCCATTCTCCAAATCAGCTATGAAAATATTAAACAAGCCAATAACTCCAAACAAAGCTTTTGTTGATGATACCAAGGTTACAGACCATCATGCTATTATCCCAACTGAGCAGACCGTGCTCCTTAGTTCTTTGAGTAGTAAGGAATTAAAAATATATAGCTTAGCTGTGAAACGGTTTTTAGCTGTTTTATTTCCACCCTTTGAATATGAGCAAATAAATATCAAAGCTAAAATTGGAGAAGAGAATTTTATAGCCAAGGGTAAGGTCGTGATTGCCCAAGGTTGGAAAGAAGTTTATGATAATAGTTTTGAGGAAGAGGAATCAAAGGATAACATCTCAGATCAAATACTTCCTGATCTAAATAAAGGTGATACGCTAAAGGTATTAAACATTTCCCAGACAAGAGGAGAAACCAAGCCGCCTGCTCCTTTTAATGAAGGAACTCTACTTTCGGCTATGGAAAACCCAACAAAGTATATGGATACTGGGGATAAAGGGCTAATAAAAACCATGGGTGAAACAGGTGGGTTGGGAACTGTAGCTACAAGGGCAGACATTATGGAGAAGCTTTTTAATAGTTTCTTAGTTGAAAAAAGGGGCAAGGATATTTTTATAACTTCAAAGGGAAGGCAGCTCCTAGAATTAGTTCCAGAGGATTTAAAGTCACCAGTATTAACTGCAGAGTGGGAGCAGAAGTTAAGTACTATAGCTAGAGGTTCGTTAAATAAAAATACTTTTCTTAATGAGATGAAGGATTATACAAAATTAATAGTTGGAGAGATCAAAAATAGCAAAGAGAAGTTTAAGCATGACAATGTTACAGGAAATAGATGCCCTGAATGTGGCAAGTATATGCTTGAGGTCAATAGCAAAAGAGGTAAAATGCTTGTTTGTGAAGATAGGGAATGTGGTCATAGAAAGGGTATTTCCAAAGTAACCAATGCACGGTGCCCAACTTGTCACAAAAAGTTAGAGTTACGCGGTGAAGGAGAAGGACAAATATTTGTGTGTAAATGTGGACATCGGGAAAAGCTTTCATCCTTTGAAAAAAGGAAAACGGGAAATGCTAAAGTTTCAAAAAAGGATGTAATAAATTTCATGAGGCAACAGAATAAAGCAGATGACGCACCAATC